A segment of the Capricornis sumatraensis isolate serow.1 chromosome 8, serow.2, whole genome shotgun sequence genome:
TGGCATGCAATTGAGGGAATGGGGGCTGGGAGAGTGGGGGCCagtgatggacagaggaggatgAAGGGAAATCAGAGGCAGGGAGGAGGTGGCCGTGGATGACAGGCAGAGGGgactggggggcgggggtgaCCTGGCGAAGGCTggtgggaagaaaggaaggaaaaggagctGGAAAGACATTTCATCTCCTGGGCCACTAGTGTGCAGCCCTCTCTGCCCTTGGCCCCTTCCTCCTCAGTGCAGGGGGCAATTGCCCTCTTCACCTGCGGTGCCATCCTCAGTAAAGAGGCAGTCTCCAGGTCACCCAAGGGTCAGGTCTAGGTGGTGGGGGTCAGGGTGCCCTCCTCCTCCAAGGGCATCCATCTCAGCCCTAGAGCCCCCAGAGAGCGAGCAGAGGGCTTGTGTGGGAGTGGGTGGGCATCCGATCAGTTTTCAAAGCTTCGGCCAGCTAAGCCGTTTCTTCTTtggttccctggagaaaggaaagcaatTTGCAAAACTGGGCGGCAGCCTGCGGTAGATTGTTCTGACTAAAATTAGCACTGATTTTCTCACGAACCCAGGCACCCTGACTTGTCTGGGACACGATTGAGGGAAACTCTCATCGGAGAAGACAGAGGCGAGGCCGGAAGAAGTCTGAAGCATGTCTCAGTTCTGATCCCAGCAGGCTGCCACCCGCCCCCACTGACCTAGGGGTTACTGAAGGAAACCGAGAGCCCCAGGTGGCCCCCTACCTGGGTGCCGGTGGCCTGACCCCGTGTCCACAACAGGCATCGCGGAGTGAATTTGCTAAGCACCCTCCTCCAGCACCCTCTCTTGGGACCTGGAATGTTTAGCCTGGCCGAGTGCCCACCCAGAGGAGACAGGGTTACTGCTTTCAAATACCTGAAGGTCTGTCATGGAGAAAAAACTTACAGGGTTCCTGTGGCCTAGCAGGGCAGCATGAGCAACCCCGAGTGTGGAATGTGGAAGGGGACAAGCCGAGGAGGGCGCGACCAGCAGTAGGCTGAGTCTAGCTGTCCCAGAAAGAACTTTTGAAACAGCCAAGGCTGCTCAGAAGCAAACCAGGCAGTATCTGCAGGCAGTGAGCCTCCAGTCACGGACGGGGAGCATGCAGAAGCTGCTGCCTACCTTGGAGGACTGGCATCCAGGGAGTTCTTACGTGGATGATACCCTGTATCCGGCCTCTCAGACTGGCTGGCTCCCCAGGGCTAGGCCATGGCAGGGAGTGGGATGGAGGGCACCACCAAGCACCCCATCACCTTTCTCCCTATGGCCTGGTTGAAGCATCTCCCAGGCAAAGTCCCACTGTAGCTGTCCACAGGCTTGACCTCCTGGGCTGACCTGGAGTCTCAgaaaaatagactggtttcaGCAACTTAGAATGTATGTAATCTTGGATTTTAGCTCCTGAGTGTATGTACTTTGATGTCTGTTTCTTCACCTTTTTCTACTGTTTTAGTAAATGAGCCATTTGTGTAATTTCTATTGCCAAAAAAAAGGCTGGTTTCAGTGAGTTGAGCAAAGATAGGAATTGGTGGTCCTCCATGTGGCCCCAGTGAGAAATTCCTGCCTGGTCACCAAGTCCTCTCGGCAGGATAAGTGACAGGGGAGAAGCTGTGTGTCCTGAGAGGGCTCTGACTCCCTCGTGCCTCACGTGGGCAGCACCAGCCCTTCTCCGCCCTCGCAATCCTTGAAGACGGGGCTCTTAGGCTTTCTTTGCTGCGCCCTTGGTTGCCCTCTGTGGCTGGGTGCTTCACATCCCTTGGCTCCGGGAGGATTAACTCTGTCTGCAGGCTGGTGGATGAAACCAGGTGAGGGAgcctggagagaagggaaaggcataACCAGGACATCTTCACACCCCAACAGGCTTTAGTGTAATCCAGGATCAATTAGGGGGAGGGGGCGCTAAAGGAGAAGGATGGGAAGTCAGGCCCAGGGGAAGGTCATGGTCAAAGAGTTTTCACATTACTTCAACCCTCCTGAGACTGAGGTGTCCTAgttccacacacatgcacatgcccAGAAGGttccaggctcccccttccctttgGAGAAGGGTGCATGTGAGGACGAAGCCAAACTCGAACCTGGAGACGGAGGCCCCTGAGACAGAGACCCCCACCCTCCCCGGGCACTGAAGCTAAATTTCCACTGAAGCTGCCAAGCGTCAGGATGCCCTTGAGCTAACACATTCATGCGGGGGCAGGTGACTGGCCAGacaccaggccctcctccagcctcACGCTCCTGCTGCTCAGCTGGGATGGAGGCCACCTTCCCCTGGAGAATCTCTGTAGGGCAATAAGCAGGAACCCCCCTGTACTCCCCTCCCGAATCCCAGGCGGCCACCCTCTTCCTTGGCCAGGCATCTCTCACTGCCATCAGCCGACAGGGCAGCCAGGGTTTCAGGTGACTTGGGATGGAATTCAGATAGGGTTCCAGGATCTCaagtccttcctttctttccctcatgGATCAGAGGTATGCAGAATTGCAGAGTCCAGGGCAGGGATGGGGAAATCAGTTCTCTGTGGAAGCGGCACACATGCTGTCTGAGGGCATGGACTCTGGAGCTGCAAGTATCTGGAAGCAGATCAGAATCCAGATCCTGTTAATACCAGCTGTGCGATCCAGATAAGTGACACCAGCCCTTAGAGCCTCAgtgtccttgtctgtaaaatgggaacaccTATGTTAGGGCTGCAGTGAGGATTAGATGGAATTAAGTGTGCAGTCGTATAATACACATAGTAAGCTTCTTCTTCATATCAGAGACTCAAGAAGGTCAAGATCTGGTCAGCGTTTCTGAGGAGCTCAGTGTCTGGGGAGTCAAGACTAACTGCTGGCTGAAGAAGCAGTCAGGCAAGGAATCCTGTAGGAGAGGAAACCCTGAATTGAGACTTCTGGGCTAAGCCAGGCGCTGGTGCTAAGACAGACATAAATGGCCACGAGACAAAGATGAATTAGGGGCAAGCAGAGAAGCAGAGACTTGGCTCAAGGGAGGGAGTGCCTACAGCCTGAAGGGCTGGCCAGACCCCAGAGCCTGTAATTCCACCCAAGACTGAGTTATCTGGAGATAGGGTCATGGTAACAGGAGGTAGGAATCTGATCTTCCTTGGCCTCTCTGCGCACCCCACCCTTCGGAGCTCTCATTTGCAGCAGTCCTGTTGGGGCTCGGCGCCCATCTCCTCTGCCCGCTACAAACctgttttcctccttctcctgccaGACCTCACAGGAACACTGGCCCTGCTACCGGAGCCCCAGGAGCCCCCATGAGTGCCGGCGAAGGGAGTCCTGGATAGTGAGGCCCTGGCTTATCCAGGGGTGGGTACCCCATCATGCCGCCCATTCTCCAGcgcctgcagcaggccaccaagATGAGCCGCAGGAAAATCCTGCTGCTGGTGCTAGGATGCAGCACCTTAAGCCTCCTCATCCACCAGGGGgcgcagctcagctggtaaggggGCGGGGTCTCGGTGAGGGGGCGTGGCCCGGGAATTGCTTTTCTCCAGAGCTCAGCTGCCTGGTTAGCGGATGGgagctctcctcctcctcccttctcgTTCCTTAAGCCTGACAGAAGAGTCCACTCTCTTCTCGGCTTTGCTCTTTCCTGTGTTCTCAGAGCACTTTCCATACATTCTTTTTAGATCCACACAACCTTCCTGAGAAGGACTTCACAGAAAGTGTGTGTAATGGATGTggacgtgaaagtcgctcagtcgtgtccaacactttgcgaccccatagactgtagtccgtggatttctccaggccagaatactcgagtgggtagcctttcccttctccagggcatcttcccacccagggatcgaacccaggcctcccgcattgcaggcggatactttaccagctgagctacaagggaagcccaagaatactggagtgggaatagaatactatcccttctccagcagatcttcccaacccaagaagcAAACCAGTCTcatgcactgcaggaggattctttaccaactgagcggtCAGGAAAGCCCTGAGTGTGTAAGCTGAGAGTCTATTCCAGCCCGAGTCTTTCCCTCGCCATCACTTCTGAGTACCTGATGGATGGGAGGCAGAGAGGTTGAATATCCTATGAAGTGAAAAAGAACTTTAAGATCAAAAACAGAAGTAACTCCATATAAACTGCACTTAATAACTTTACTATGGTAAGTTACATACAGGCAGGAAGGATCTAGTAGGTGGAGGATCCAGAGGCATTCACAGTGGCGTCGAAAGGGGTACAGGGAGATTTAAAGGGGcaaaagctaaaaacagaatgTGACTACTCAGGAGTACATCCCCATGGATGGACAGGTGGTGGTGTCCTCCACCTGGAGTGGGGGGTTGGGGGTTTTGTGGCCATTAACTGTCTGCATCAGCAAAAGACAGTCTTCCAGTTTTCACATGGGATGAAGGCAAGGATAAAGTCTGACAGGGAATTTACCTGGCTTGAGTGCACTGCTTATGAGTAGGCTAAAGCCCAGTTACACAAAAAAGGAAGGGTGTAGGGCTGCAGGCCTGTGATGGAGTCAGTGTACTTCAGCCACACACTCCCCAGAGAACTGCAAACAACTTCACACTACTGTTTTTCTGGGCAAGTCTCCTCACTTCTCTGAGCCCATTTGCTCATCTAGAAAATGACAATGACACTATGTGCGACCCTGCCAGTCACCCTGATACAGGATACAATGTGATGATGAATAGGAGCCCTGACCCTGCTCCTGGCTCACTGTGGGAACCAAATAAATCCCTGCGCCCCACTCAAGGCCTGTTTGCCATTCTCTACATGGTCATCCATGAGAACAGTGTGAATGGGCTCAGTCCCTCCTGCCAGATGCCTTTCTGGTCTTATGGACCATCCTTGTAGACATCCTGAACCCAAACCAGAAAGGTAAATCTCACTAGCATCCTCAAGGCTGCTTAAGAGTTGCCCTTGTTGCCTGATGCTTAGGAtggtagaaaagaaagaggagagtgactcAAAGTCTGGCATGAACTTACAGGTCACCTAGTAAGGTCACCTTGAACACCCTTGTTTTAggaacaagaaaacagaaatcaaagtTTTATGAAGGGTAGGATTATTATGGTTTTTATACTATTATATTTCTGGATCCTAGAACAGCTCCTAGCATACAGTAAATTAGTAGAtgcttaaacaaacaaaaacaagtactacctgaatgaatgaatgaggtccCAGAGGACTTGATGGAATCATGTAACAAGCTGCTTCAGAGTCCCTGCCATTCATCTACAGTGTGAGGAGCCTGCTGTTGTTCACTCGccaagtagtgtccaactctttgcgaccccatggactgcagcacaccaggcttccctatccttcactatctcccgtagtttgctcaaactcatgtccattgagttggtgatgccatccaaccatctcatcctctgttgccttctcctgccctcaatccttcccagcatcagggtcttttccaatgaaatgaAGAGCCAGGGGAAAGAGTAAAAATGAGAAAGACAACAGACAGCAAGAGGGTTTGGCGATTTTATCTGAGTTGCTGGACTTATAGAAATGATGTTCCTCCTCCTGTTCTCCAGTTTGCACACCTGTAAAGTGGAATTCCTCAAGGGTCCCCAAGGGCCTTTGTCcttgtattattctattttgcattttaaaaacactaagggtttatttgtttggctgtgctgggccttcgtgCCGcacacaggcttcctctagttgccgtgcacaggcttcccgttgaagtggcttctcttgttgcagaacactggctctaggtgtgcaggcttccgTGGTTGTGGCTCgggggctctagagcgcaggcctggcagctgtggcacaggggcttagttgcttagcagcatgtgggatcttcccagaccagggatcgaacctgtgtcccctgcattggcaggcagattcttaaccactggaccaccaggggaatcgctgtccttgtattattttttatgggTAACCAAATACCACAAAACTTAAGAGGCTGAAAAcatcaaacatttattatctcattcctgtgggtcaggaattcaggcTTGCCCTAGCTGGATGCCTCTGGTTTGAGGCCTTTCACAGAGTTTCAGCCAAGCTGGTGGTTGGAGAAGGCGATTTAATATGAAGCCCTGATTGGAAGGGCTCCCCTTACAAGCTCCTATACGTGGTTGCTGGGGGAGGCTTCAGCTCTTCAAGCAGGTTGATGATGGACTGAGGGCCTGGCTCCTTAAGGACTGACTGTTCCCACCTGGTAcctcaccctcaccccctgcaagAGTAACCCTAGAGAGAGTGAGAGAATGATACTAAGTGGCATAATCTTTTTATAATGTAATCCCCCAAGTCACATCCCACCATTTCTGCCCTATTCTACCTCCTTAGAGGCATCAATAAGTCCCACTCATATTCAAGAGGTGGGACATACACACGTGTGTGAACAAAAAGAGGCCAACAGGTGAAAGGTTGTGGCTGAACCACGAGAGACTCCAGGATTTTGGGCCTCCAGAAGAGAATTCAATCTGGGGTCAGggatgaggcttgattgctcagcgcttttgtgtaataaagttttattaaagtataaaggagatagagaaagcttctgacatagacatcagaagtgggCAGAAAGAATACCTGCCTGCTAGTccttagctggatgttatatagttactaagtaaaaagtaaaagtaaaaagtcgctcagtcgtgtccaactctttgcgaccccgtggactgtagcctaccaggctcctccgcccatgggattctccaggcaaggatattggagtgggttgccatttccttctccaggggagaagttattagcagtctgttaataaaagaaaggaatgtctcaaaaatcagagaatggcaccaggcccctcaccgaCAAGATGTATTTTGAGATAATCTTTGCATGAGGCGAgtcatcccgggccataaaacgattgatttGAATCCTGTAGAAaggcagattcagttcagttcagttgttcagttgtgtccgactctttgcaaccccatgaaccgcaatacaccaggcctccctgtccatcaccaactcccagagtttacacaaactcatgtccatcaagtcagtgatgctatcaaaccatctcatcctctgtcgaccccttctcctcctaccctcaatcttccccagcatcagggtcttttccaaggagtcagttcttcgcatcaggtggccaaagtactggagtttcagcttccacatctgtCCTTCCCAtgacacccaagactgatctcctttacgatggactggttggacctccttgcagtccaagggactctcaagagtcttctccaacaccacagttcaaaagcatcaattcttcagcgctcagctttctttatggtccaactctcacatccatacctgactactggaaaaacaataattttgtttacatagattaggaaaacaatgtctgagtataacaaactggtttgtcaagtcggttCTGAGCCTAAATCTGAGCTTTTAGGTGgcaccaacttgaagacagagtcaaGGGTAACTGCATAGTAtgttaacatagcttaagacaaatatttccattaaaaaatgcattggttagctcaagatTTGAGAAACGTTAAGTTCATATGGAACCAGATGTCATCATGGCAAcatagtattttaagagaaacctctttttaactttgtatagagaaggggaaaatttttaacactgttttgtctcctgctgctgcttaaagtgaaagtgaggttcagtcctgtccaattctttgtgacccccatggaccatagcctaccaggcccctctgtccatggggttctccaggcaagaatactggagtgggttgccattttcttctccaggggatcttcctgatccagggatcgaacccgggtctcccacattgtaggcaaacactagagaggttttttttttttaatgtctgacacttgcaacctatttcctccgtttggaggcccttggccttcctgcctgttaccctctcacagGGACTCCCTGGGGGTGGTCATCTTTGATGCCCGTACCATGCGTGTGTGTATTGTTTGGTGGGTAAAGCGCTGGGCCCATCCCCAGCATCCTCTGGGAGAGGCCGGGTCAGGCGGCACCCTTCTCACACCCTCCTCCCTGCACACCCCGGACCCTGCAGGTACCCCAAGCTGTTCCCTCTGAGCTGCCCGCCTCTGCAGGACTCTCCGCCGCGCCCCAAGCACATGACCGTGGCCTTTCTGAAGACACACAAGACTGCGGGCACGACGGTGCAGAACATCCTGTTCCGTTTCGCCGAGCGCCACAACCTGACGGTGGCCCTGCCGCACCCGAGCTGCGAGCATCAGTTCTGCTACCCGCGTAACTTCTCGGCGCACTTCGTGCACCCGGCCACGCGGCCGCCGCACGTGCTGGCCAGCCACCTGCGCTTCGACCGCGCGGAGCTGCAGCGCCTCATGCCGCCCGGCACCGTCTACGTCACCATCCTGCGCGAGCCGGCCGCCATGTTCGAGTCGCTCTTCAGCTACTACAACCAGTACTGCCCCGCCTTCCGGCGCGTGCCCAACGCGTCGCTCGAGGCCTTCCTGCGCGCGCCCGAGGCCTACTACCGCGCGGGCGAGCACTTCGCCATGTTCGCGCACAACACCCTGGCCTACGACCTGGGCGGCGACAACGAGCGCAGCCCCCGCGACGACGCCGCCTACCTGGCGGGCCTCATCCGCCAGGTGGAGGAGGTCTTCTCGCTCGTCATGATCGCCGAGTACTTCGACGAGTCGCTCGTGCTGCTGCGGCGCCTGCTGGCCTGGGACCTGGACGACGTGCTCTACGCCAGGCTCAACGCGCGCGCCACCAGCTCGCGCCTTGCCGCCATCCCCGCGGCGCTCGCGCGGGCTGCGCGCGCCTGGAACGCGCTCGACGCCGGCCTCTACGACCACTTCAACGCCACCTTCTGGCGCCGCGTGGCGAGTGCCGGCCGCGCCTGCGTCGAGCGCGAGGCGCGCGAGCTGCGCGAGGCCCGAGAGCGCCTGCTGCGGCGTTGCTTTGGCGACGAGCCGGTGCTGCGGCCCGCGGCCCAGATCCGCACCAAGCAGCTGCAGCCGTGGCAGCCTAGCCGCAAGGTGGACATCATGGGCTACGACCTGCCTAGCGGCCGCGCCGGTCCAGCCACCGAAGCCTGCCTCAAGCTGGCCATGCCTGAGGTGCAGTACTCAAGCTACCTGCTGCGCAAGCAGAAGCGCCGAGGCGGCATGCGCCTCCGGCCCGAACCGGTCCTAGACAACCCTCCTCCTCGGCCCATCCGGGCGCTGCGCCCAGGCCACTGAGCTCCAGGTGGGAATCTGGCCCCTGacctgcccaccaggctctttcctAGGGCTGCCTCCGGGTTCCACCGCATCAGGGCCCTTTCTCCCGAGAGGGGCTGCAGTAGTAAGTGGGGGCACATCTCCCTGTTTGAGCCCACCTCCCAGGAAGGTATAGGCCCGATTGAACCCCGGGCCACTCTCTCCTTTGTCCTAACTGGTTGGTGGCTTTGCCAAGAGATTTGAGCCCCATTGAGAACTGCCCACCCTGCCTTCTTAAGGGGATTGAGGACCCCCCCAACCTGTCTTTTCCAAGTGGATGAGTCCATGCCACACAGAGGGGCTGAGCTCTGGAAAAGGCTACTCTgcctgtcaggcttcccagctctTCTTCCTGCCAGGGGTCAGGCCCCCACACTGTCTGTCTTCCAGGTTCCACCGTCCTAACAGACCTAAGCTGCTCCCATACCCCCAGAACCAAAAGTTCTTGGGGTGggctttttgtttggttggttttcctttttaaaataaaatattttaaaatgtgcatgttGTATGTCAGTCATTGAAAGCCAATtactccccccccccgccccctttGAGGATGAGGCAGATGCCTAAGAATAGATGTCTAGGCTGTTATCATGAGAATGAGGACCCAGTGAAACCGAGCAGGATCTTGTGGGGCTCCTGGACATAAAAGCCTTTCcatgtcttttgtttcttgtttgtaagCAGCAGACTCCAGCCTCcgtgaccttccctgagttccaaagggcagatttgaacagttgctaatcaaACAAGGTAGAAGATGCAGAGACAGGACAGGAGCAGCAGCctgggggcagggtcctggctccacctcaagggatacacataaCAGTATCTTTTGAGCTCTTTATAGAATTAAAACCTCCAATAAATGGCAGGTATCAGCgttcttcattccagagaagaCCACCAGAGGCCAGATTAAAGACCAGAGAAGTCTCTCAAGAGATTGTTGtcctttagtcgctaagtcctgtctggctctttgcgaccccatggactgcagcacaccaggctcctgtgtcctccactatctcagga
Coding sequences within it:
- the GAL3ST3 gene encoding galactose-3-O-sulfotransferase 3, with translation MPPILQRLQQATKMSRRKILLLVLGCSTLSLLIHQGAQLSWYPKLFPLSCPPLQDSPPRPKHMTVAFLKTHKTAGTTVQNILFRFAERHNLTVALPHPSCEHQFCYPRNFSAHFVHPATRPPHVLASHLRFDRAELQRLMPPGTVYVTILREPAAMFESLFSYYNQYCPAFRRVPNASLEAFLRAPEAYYRAGEHFAMFAHNTLAYDLGGDNERSPRDDAAYLAGLIRQVEEVFSLVMIAEYFDESLVLLRRLLAWDLDDVLYARLNARATSSRLAAIPAALARAARAWNALDAGLYDHFNATFWRRVASAGRACVEREARELREARERLLRRCFGDEPVLRPAAQIRTKQLQPWQPSRKVDIMGYDLPSGRAGPATEACLKLAMPEVQYSSYLLRKQKRRGGMRLRPEPVLDNPPPRPIRALRPGH